In Xylanibacter ruminicola 23, a single genomic region encodes these proteins:
- a CDS encoding efflux RND transporter periplasmic adaptor subunit, with translation MKKYSKLIIAAIIALIFIGTFVFLWQKSQPKEVVYNEFTPKLDSIQKTTIITGKIEPRNEVNIKPQISGIISELLKEPGDYVNAGDVIAKVKVIPDMAQLSSAEMRVRLAEINLKQAQTDFEREQNLFNQKLVSADEFDKVKISLNQAKHEKLAAQDALEVVRDGVSKSNAKASSTLIRSTISGVILDIPVKVGNSVILSNTFNDGTTIATVANMKDLIFRGNIDETEVGQLVNGMNMKITIGALQDLKFDAALEYISPKAIESNGTNQFEIKAAVKLVEGGKIRSGYSANAEIVLDKANKVLCIPESAIEFSGDSTFVYVIKGKGKNKTYDRTFVETGLSDGVNIEIKKGITAKDKVRGPEIVTDDNEK, from the coding sequence ATGAAAAAGTACAGCAAACTGATTATCGCCGCTATTATCGCGTTGATTTTCATCGGAACATTCGTGTTCCTGTGGCAGAAGAGCCAGCCCAAGGAAGTTGTTTACAACGAGTTTACTCCAAAGCTCGACAGCATCCAGAAAACCACCATTATTACAGGTAAGATTGAGCCCCGTAACGAGGTGAATATCAAACCCCAGATCTCTGGTATCATCTCAGAATTGTTGAAAGAGCCTGGCGACTATGTGAACGCTGGCGATGTGATAGCTAAGGTTAAGGTGATTCCTGATATGGCCCAGCTGTCGAGTGCTGAGATGCGTGTACGTCTGGCTGAGATCAACCTGAAGCAGGCTCAGACTGATTTCGAGCGTGAGCAGAACCTCTTTAACCAGAAACTGGTGAGTGCTGATGAGTTTGATAAGGTTAAGATTAGCCTGAATCAGGCCAAGCACGAAAAGCTGGCTGCACAGGATGCTCTCGAAGTGGTGCGCGATGGTGTGTCGAAGTCGAATGCTAAAGCTTCTTCAACTCTCATCCGTTCTACCATTAGCGGTGTTATTCTCGATATCCCTGTTAAGGTGGGTAATTCGGTTATCCTGTCGAATACCTTTAACGATGGTACCACGATTGCCACAGTGGCTAATATGAAGGATTTGATTTTCCGTGGTAATATCGATGAGACTGAGGTAGGACAGTTGGTTAACGGCATGAATATGAAAATTACGATTGGTGCCCTGCAGGACCTGAAGTTTGATGCTGCATTGGAATACATCTCGCCAAAGGCTATCGAGAGCAACGGAACCAACCAGTTTGAGATTAAGGCAGCTGTAAAACTTGTAGAGGGTGGAAAAATCCGTTCTGGCTACAGTGCTAATGCCGAAATCGTGTTGGACAAGGCCAACAAGGTGCTCTGCATCCCAGAAAGCGCCATCGAGTTTAGTGGCGACAGCACCTTTGTTTACGTGATCAAAGGTAAAGGCAAAAATAAAACCTACGATCGCACTTTTGTTGAAACAGGTCTCTCTGACGGTGTGAACATTGAGATTAAGAAGGGTATAACTGCCAAGGATAAGGTACGTGGCCCAGAGATTGTTACAGACGATAATGAAAAATAA
- a CDS encoding ABC transporter ATP-binding protein produces the protein MIHLKDINKTYQGAQPLHVLKGISLDIAKGEFVSIMGASGSGKSTLLNILGILDNYDSGSYELAGTPIWNLSERKAAEYRNKMIGFIFQSFNLISFKTAVENVELPLFYQGVSRKKRHQMAMEYLDKLGLADWAEHYPNELSGGQKQRVAIARALITRPQIILADEPTGALDSKTSVEVMQLLKKLNQEDGMTIVVVTHESGVANETNKIVHIKDGVIGQIEENLDHNASPFGSGGLMK, from the coding sequence ATGATACATTTAAAAGACATCAACAAGACCTATCAGGGTGCCCAGCCACTGCATGTGCTGAAGGGTATCTCGCTCGACATCGCAAAGGGTGAGTTCGTCAGCATCATGGGTGCTTCGGGCTCGGGTAAGAGCACGCTGCTTAATATCTTAGGTATTCTGGATAACTACGACTCAGGGAGCTACGAGCTCGCCGGAACTCCCATCTGGAACCTCTCAGAGCGTAAGGCTGCCGAGTATCGCAACAAGATGATAGGTTTTATTTTCCAGAGCTTTAATCTCATCTCTTTCAAGACCGCCGTGGAAAACGTTGAGTTGCCATTATTCTACCAAGGGGTATCCAGAAAGAAGCGTCACCAGATGGCGATGGAATATCTGGATAAGCTGGGCTTGGCCGATTGGGCCGAACATTACCCCAACGAACTGTCGGGAGGACAGAAACAGCGTGTGGCAATAGCCAGAGCACTCATCACCCGTCCACAGATTATCCTGGCCGATGAGCCTACAGGTGCACTCGACTCGAAGACATCTGTGGAGGTGATGCAGCTGCTGAAGAAGCTGAACCAAGAGGATGGCATGACCATCGTAGTGGTAACTCATGAGAGCGGTGTGGCTAATGAAACCAACAAGATTGTACATATCAAGGATGGTGTCATAGGTCAGATAGAAGAGAATCTCGATCATAATGCTAGTCCTTTTGGCAGCGGAGGTTTAATGAAGTAG
- a CDS encoding ABC transporter permease gives MRLDIDSYREIIDTLTRNKSRSFLTGFGVFWGVFMLVALMGGGKGVKEKLYSNFEGFAQNTVIVGAEQTSKPYKGFRKGRSWYMDYKDVERLKQQIPELEAVAPILMGRGSTAYYGDQKTTPNMQGAVPEMVKIIAPKMYYGRFINEMDIQEQRKVCVIGKKIYKDLFKEGGDPCGKKIRVDSTYYEVVGVDYSAGGISIGGRSEERVTIPITMMKAAFNRGNAVDVIAAIGRPGVLMSKITPRIRETVARAHYVDPTDEQGVFVFNTELMFQLINNLFKGVNILIWLVGLGTLLAGAIGVSNIMMVTVKERTTEIGIRRAIGATPKMILSQIISESIVLTLVAGMSGILFAVMILQMLEMANTEDGIVSIHFQVTFWTAIFCAFIVSSLGLLAGLAPAARAMSIKPVDAMRDE, from the coding sequence ATGAGACTGGATATAGATTCATACAGAGAAATCATCGACACGCTGACGCGAAACAAGTCGCGTTCGTTCCTCACCGGTTTCGGTGTGTTCTGGGGCGTGTTTATGCTTGTTGCCCTGATGGGAGGCGGAAAGGGCGTGAAGGAGAAGTTGTATAGCAATTTCGAAGGCTTTGCGCAGAATACAGTGATTGTTGGTGCCGAGCAGACCTCGAAACCCTATAAAGGGTTCCGTAAAGGGCGTAGCTGGTATATGGATTATAAGGATGTGGAACGCCTGAAACAGCAGATTCCTGAACTGGAAGCTGTAGCTCCTATCCTGATGGGACGTGGCTCGACGGCCTACTATGGCGACCAGAAGACCACACCTAATATGCAGGGTGCCGTGCCTGAGATGGTGAAAATCATCGCACCAAAGATGTACTACGGTCGTTTCATCAACGAGATGGACATACAGGAACAACGCAAGGTGTGCGTGATTGGTAAAAAAATCTACAAGGACCTGTTTAAGGAAGGTGGCGACCCTTGCGGAAAGAAAATACGTGTGGATTCCACCTATTACGAGGTGGTGGGTGTCGATTATAGTGCAGGCGGTATTTCTATTGGTGGTCGATCAGAAGAAAGAGTCACCATTCCCATCACGATGATGAAGGCAGCCTTTAATCGTGGTAACGCCGTTGACGTCATTGCTGCTATTGGTCGCCCAGGTGTGCTGATGAGTAAAATCACACCACGTATCCGTGAGACGGTGGCCAGAGCGCACTATGTGGATCCTACTGACGAGCAAGGGGTGTTTGTATTTAATACCGAACTGATGTTCCAGTTGATTAATAATCTGTTTAAGGGTGTGAATATCCTCATCTGGTTGGTTGGTCTTGGAACTCTTTTGGCTGGTGCCATAGGCGTGTCGAACATCATGATGGTAACGGTTAAGGAACGTACCACAGAGATCGGTATCCGTCGTGCCATCGGTGCTACCCCTAAGATGATCCTATCGCAGATTATCAGCGAGAGCATTGTGCTAACGCTTGTGGCGGGTATGAGCGGCATCCTGTTTGCCGTCATGATACTGCAGATGCTCGAAATGGCCAATACAGAAGATGGCATCGTGAGTATTCACTTCCAGGTGACCTTCTGGACGGCTATATTCTGCGCCTTTATCGTAAGCTCGCTTGGCTTGTTAGCTGGATTAGCCCCTGCCGCTCGAGCCATGAGCATTAAACCGGTAGACGCAATGAGAGACGAGTAA
- a CDS encoding GntR family transcriptional regulator — MTFTNDKPIYIQMADRLCEEILSGVYKDDDRIPSVREYAVLLEVNTNTAVKAYEQLAREEIIYNKRGLGYFVTPGAKQQILKARKQEFVKERLPELFRQMQLLGITLEDVKNAYNATFGE, encoded by the coding sequence ATGACTTTTACAAATGATAAACCGATTTACATCCAGATGGCCGACAGGCTGTGCGAGGAGATCCTCTCGGGTGTATATAAAGACGATGATCGCATCCCCAGCGTACGTGAGTATGCCGTGCTGCTCGAGGTGAATACTAATACCGCTGTAAAAGCCTATGAACAGTTGGCACGCGAGGAAATCATCTACAACAAGCGTGGACTGGGATACTTTGTTACTCCAGGTGCCAAACAGCAGATTCTGAAGGCGCGCAAGCAGGAGTTCGTGAAAGAGCGACTGCCAGAATTATTCCGCCAGATGCAGCTGTTAGGCATCACGTTAGAAGATGTTAAAAATGCATATAATGCAACTTTTGGCGAGTAA
- a CDS encoding ATP-binding cassette domain-containing protein, whose amino-acid sequence MIEVNNISFKYAGGKNLVFDDFSLELKQDNIYGLLGKNGTGKSTLLYLIAGLLRPKKGTVSFDGIETKLRRPETLQDIFIVPEEFDLPAMSLDEYVKINRPFYPLFSTTVLEGCLKDFELTTDLKLNALSMGQKKKVFMAFALATNTRVLLMDEPTNGLDIPSKSQFRKVVTQYMTGDRTLIISTHQVHDVESLLDHILILSPQKLLLNASVADIQEKFTFEYRTPAEMDDVLYAEPSLQGNAVIAPRKEDSAETQVNLELLFNAVNEGKI is encoded by the coding sequence ATGATCGAGGTAAACAACATCAGTTTTAAGTACGCAGGTGGTAAGAACCTGGTATTCGATGATTTCAGTCTGGAACTGAAGCAGGATAATATTTATGGTCTGCTGGGTAAGAACGGTACAGGTAAGAGTACACTGCTTTACCTGATTGCTGGACTGCTGCGCCCCAAGAAGGGTACTGTAAGCTTTGATGGTATCGAGACCAAACTGCGCCGCCCTGAAACACTGCAGGATATCTTTATCGTTCCTGAGGAGTTCGACCTGCCCGCTATGTCGCTCGATGAGTATGTAAAGATCAACCGCCCCTTCTATCCCTTGTTCAGCACAACCGTTCTGGAGGGCTGTCTGAAGGATTTTGAACTGACCACCGACCTGAAACTGAATGCCCTCTCGATGGGACAGAAGAAAAAGGTGTTTATGGCCTTTGCCTTGGCTACCAACACCCGTGTGCTACTGATGGACGAGCCTACCAACGGACTGGATATCCCTTCGAAGAGTCAGTTCCGTAAGGTGGTTACCCAGTATATGACTGGCGATCGCACGCTGATAATCTCAACCCATCAGGTGCACGATGTGGAATCGCTGTTGGATCATATCCTTATCTTGAGTCCACAGAAGCTGTTGCTGAATGCCAGTGTGGCTGATATCCAGGAGAAGTTTACTTTTGAGTATCGCACACCTGCCGAGATGGACGATGTGCTTTATGCCGAGCCTTCGCTTCAGGGTAATGCTGTGATTGCACCACGCAAGGAGGATAGTGCTGAAACTCAGGTTAATTTGGAGTTGCTGTTTAATGCTGTAAACGAGGGTAAAATTTAG
- a CDS encoding ABC transporter permease, producing MHDIITEIWQTARRNKLRTTLTGFAVAWGIFMIIVLLGAGNGLINATMKMNGDFLTNSMEVDGGWTSMPYKGLKEGRDIQLNVKDLEATRTEFTENIDEVGANYFTSGTASYGENYMNIRIAGVHPIHTKIVKEHMLCGRFINDIDLKDRRKVIVLGDNQAKELEPKDYKTLLGKYIKVGDISFKVVGIYKSRGEGNGRAYSSYTAIKSIYGADTPSLGSIEFTFKGLTSEDANEAFEKDYRRRLNGMHQIHPEDDRGIWIWNNYAQSQQMEKGIDIIHTFLWVIGLFTLLSGIVGVSNIMLITVKERTHEFGIRKAIGAKPWSILRLIIVESVIITTLFGYVGMLCGVFANEYMDATLGHEVTDLGVEKLTLFVNPTVGLDVCIEATLVMVIAGTIAGLIPAYKASRIRPIEALRAD from the coding sequence ATGCACGATATAATAACTGAAATATGGCAGACAGCGCGAAGGAATAAACTTCGTACTACGCTCACGGGATTTGCTGTGGCGTGGGGCATCTTTATGATCATCGTGCTGTTGGGAGCCGGAAACGGTCTCATCAATGCCACGATGAAGATGAACGGCGACTTCCTGACCAACTCGATGGAGGTTGATGGCGGTTGGACTTCGATGCCCTATAAAGGCTTGAAGGAAGGGCGCGATATACAGTTGAACGTGAAGGACCTGGAAGCCACTCGGACAGAGTTTACTGAGAATATTGACGAGGTGGGAGCCAACTATTTTACCAGTGGCACTGCCAGCTATGGCGAGAACTACATGAATATCCGCATCGCAGGTGTGCATCCTATTCATACCAAGATTGTCAAAGAGCACATGCTGTGTGGCCGATTCATTAATGATATCGACCTGAAGGATCGCCGTAAGGTGATTGTGCTCGGTGATAACCAGGCTAAGGAGTTGGAACCTAAGGACTATAAAACGTTGTTGGGCAAGTATATCAAGGTGGGCGATATCTCGTTCAAGGTTGTTGGCATCTACAAGAGCCGTGGCGAAGGTAATGGCAGAGCCTATTCTTCTTACACTGCGATCAAGAGTATTTATGGCGCCGATACACCTAGTCTGGGCAGCATCGAGTTTACGTTTAAGGGATTGACCTCTGAGGATGCCAACGAGGCCTTTGAGAAGGACTATCGTCGCCGACTGAATGGTATGCACCAGATTCACCCTGAGGATGATCGCGGCATCTGGATATGGAATAACTATGCTCAAAGCCAGCAGATGGAGAAAGGAATAGATATCATCCATACTTTCCTTTGGGTCATCGGACTCTTCACACTGCTCTCTGGTATCGTGGGCGTAAGTAATATCATGCTCATCACCGTTAAGGAGCGCACCCACGAGTTTGGTATCCGTAAGGCTATTGGTGCAAAGCCTTGGAGCATCCTGCGACTGATTATTGTCGAGAGTGTTATTATCACCACCCTGTTTGGCTACGTAGGTATGCTGTGTGGTGTGTTTGCTAATGAGTATATGGACGCAACGCTGGGGCATGAGGTTACCGACCTGGGAGTTGAGAAGCTTACACTGTTTGTTAACCCTACCGTGGGACTGGATGTTTGTATCGAGGCCACACTGGTGATGGTGATTGCAGGTACTATCGCAGGACTTATTCCAGCCTATAAAGCAAGTAGAATCCGCCCCATTGAGGCACTTCGCGCAGATTAA